One window from the genome of Paracoccus zhejiangensis encodes:
- a CDS encoding chromosome segregation SMC family protein, with translation MRFDRLKLNGFKSFVDPTDLVIREGLTGVVGPNGCGKSNLLEALRWIMGENRPTAMRGSGMEDVIFAGTSRRSARGHAEVTLTIDNRDRLAPAGFNEDDHIDIVRRITRDAGSAYKINGKEVRARDVQMLFADASTGAHSPALVRQGQISELINAKPQNRRRILEEAAGISGLYQRRHEAELKLNGAEGNLTRVDDTLEQLATQAASLARQARAAARYREIGAALRQAEGVLLYRRWAEADQARAAAAEALAQSLRAAAEAEAASRAASALREKAEAGLPALREEEQIAAAILSRVVVEREALDEAEARAAEAITQLQARIAQLDRDIEREAALNRDAGEVIERLTWEKRELEKAGQGHEPRLDAAAGMADEAAEALREVEARLAELTDESARLAARHQSAERLASDLRDMLSRAERAAGEADQNATRAAETGRTAEVALAEAEAAQEAARDRAEGAEDALTGAEAARAEAEGAESAARAARAEAEGESGALAAEMAALKRLVERGDTGGKSILDRVKVAKGYEIAFGAALGDDLRAGLAADGTSGWHKLPGWDAPQALPKGTEPLAPHVTGPEALDRRLSQVGLVADAATAAGLQAALAPGQRIVTRAGDLFRWDGMRVMAGEASSSAALHLQKVNQLAEITGQAEIAAERASGAVEEHEAAKALLSSAAMAEKSAREARREAERLLSDAARAATRAESDLSLATSRAESARAELARHQADASDARGRLGQAERALADLPDRGAAAQAVENAKTGVEAARIATMSRRSALDELRREGNARIKRQQEIAKEESGWRHRLDQAGTRAAELTARRDAGAEELANAEAQPALLAEKRATLTGREAEAETRLDKARVALTAADLALREASHAERDAERHASEARELRASREARAEAARDGEQAARARIHEETEGTPQALLESLADADTETAATALEDQIARLRSQRDALGAVNLRADEDKRELEAERDTLAAEKNDLEEAIRKLRAGIGSLNREGRERLLAAFDTVNGNFTTLFTTLFGGGEARLVLVESDDPLEAGLEIMCQPPGKKLSTLSLLSGGEQTLTALALIFAVFLANPAPICVLDEVDAPLDDANVSRFCDLLDEMTRRTDTRFLIITHHAVTMSRMDRLFGVTMVEQGVSQLVSVDLKRAEALVA, from the coding sequence TTGCGCTTTGACCGCCTGAAACTGAACGGCTTCAAGAGCTTCGTGGACCCCACCGATCTGGTGATCCGCGAGGGGCTGACCGGCGTGGTCGGTCCGAATGGCTGCGGCAAGTCGAACCTGCTCGAGGCCCTGCGCTGGATCATGGGCGAGAACCGCCCGACGGCCATGCGCGGCTCGGGCATGGAGGACGTGATCTTCGCCGGCACCTCGCGCCGGTCGGCGCGCGGCCATGCCGAGGTGACGCTGACCATCGACAACCGCGACCGGCTGGCACCTGCGGGCTTCAACGAGGACGATCATATCGACATCGTGCGCCGCATCACCCGCGATGCCGGTTCGGCCTACAAGATCAACGGCAAGGAGGTGCGCGCCCGCGACGTGCAGATGCTCTTCGCCGATGCCTCGACCGGCGCGCACAGCCCGGCGCTGGTGCGGCAGGGGCAGATCTCGGAACTGATCAACGCCAAGCCGCAGAACCGGCGGCGGATTCTGGAAGAGGCGGCGGGGATCTCGGGCCTCTATCAGCGGCGGCACGAGGCCGAGCTGAAGCTTAACGGAGCCGAGGGCAACCTGACCCGCGTCGATGACACGCTGGAACAGCTGGCGACGCAGGCGGCATCGCTGGCTAGGCAGGCGCGGGCTGCGGCGCGATATCGCGAGATCGGCGCGGCGCTGCGGCAGGCCGAGGGCGTGCTGCTCTATCGCCGGTGGGCCGAGGCCGATCAGGCGCGGGCTGCGGCGGCCGAGGCGCTGGCGCAATCGCTGCGTGCGGCGGCTGAGGCCGAGGCGGCGTCGCGTGCGGCCAGCGCGTTGCGCGAGAAGGCCGAGGCCGGATTGCCGGCGTTGCGAGAAGAGGAACAGATTGCCGCCGCGATCCTGTCGCGGGTGGTGGTCGAGCGCGAGGCGCTGGACGAGGCCGAGGCGCGGGCCGCCGAGGCGATCACCCAGCTTCAGGCGCGCATTGCCCAGCTGGACCGTGACATCGAGCGCGAGGCGGCGCTGAACCGCGATGCGGGCGAGGTGATCGAGCGACTGACCTGGGAAAAGAGGGAACTCGAGAAGGCCGGGCAGGGGCATGAGCCGCGTCTCGACGCCGCCGCCGGCATGGCCGACGAAGCGGCCGAGGCGCTGCGCGAGGTCGAGGCGCGGCTGGCCGAACTGACTGACGAATCCGCACGTCTGGCCGCGCGGCACCAATCGGCCGAGCGTCTGGCCTCGGACCTGCGCGACATGCTGTCCCGCGCCGAGCGGGCAGCGGGCGAGGCCGATCAGAACGCCACGCGGGCCGCCGAGACCGGGCGCACGGCCGAGGTGGCGCTGGCGGAAGCCGAGGCGGCGCAGGAGGCCGCCCGAGACCGCGCCGAGGGGGCCGAAGATGCGTTGACCGGCGCCGAGGCGGCGCGGGCCGAGGCCGAGGGCGCCGAATCCGCCGCCCGTGCCGCCCGCGCCGAGGCCGAGGGCGAATCCGGCGCGCTGGCCGCCGAGATGGCGGCGCTGAAGCGGCTGGTCGAGCGGGGCGATACCGGCGGCAAGTCGATCCTTGACCGGGTGAAGGTCGCAAAGGGCTATGAAATCGCCTTCGGTGCGGCGCTTGGCGATGACCTGCGCGCCGGGCTGGCGGCGGATGGCACCTCGGGCTGGCACAAGCTGCCGGGCTGGGACGCGCCGCAGGCGCTGCCCAAGGGCACCGAGCCGCTGGCGCCGCATGTCACCGGACCCGAGGCGCTGGACCGCCGGCTGTCGCAGGTGGGGCTGGTCGCGGATGCCGCCACGGCGGCGGGCCTACAGGCCGCGCTGGCACCGGGTCAGCGGATCGTGACGCGGGCGGGCGATCTGTTCCGGTGGGACGGGATGCGGGTCATGGCGGGCGAGGCTTCGTCCTCCGCCGCGCTGCATCTGCAGAAGGTGAACCAGCTGGCGGAGATCACCGGGCAGGCCGAGATTGCCGCCGAACGCGCTTCGGGCGCGGTCGAGGAGCACGAGGCGGCCAAGGCGCTGCTCTCCTCGGCGGCGATGGCCGAGAAATCGGCGCGCGAGGCGCGGCGCGAGGCGGAACGGCTGCTGTCGGATGCCGCGCGCGCGGCCACCCGCGCCGAGTCGGACCTGTCGCTGGCCACCAGCCGGGCCGAATCCGCCCGCGCCGAACTTGCCCGGCATCAGGCCGACGCCAGCGATGCGCGAGGCCGTCTGGGGCAGGCCGAGCGCGCGCTGGCCGATCTGCCCGATCGCGGCGCGGCGGCGCAGGCGGTCGAGAATGCCAAGACCGGGGTCGAGGCCGCGCGCATCGCCACCATGTCCCGCCGTTCGGCGCTGGATGAGCTGCGGCGCGAGGGCAATGCCCGGATCAAGCGGCAACAGGAGATCGCCAAGGAGGAATCCGGCTGGCGGCATCGTCTGGATCAGGCCGGCACCCGTGCCGCCGAACTGACGGCACGCCGGGATGCCGGTGCCGAAGAACTGGCCAATGCCGAGGCCCAGCCCGCGCTGCTGGCCGAGAAGCGGGCAACGCTGACCGGGCGCGAGGCTGAGGCCGAGACGCGGCTCGACAAGGCGCGGGTGGCGCTGACCGCAGCGGATCTGGCGCTGCGCGAGGCGAGCCATGCCGAGCGCGACGCCGAGCGCCATGCATCGGAAGCGCGCGAGTTGCGCGCCTCGCGTGAGGCGCGGGCCGAGGCGGCACGGGATGGCGAACAGGCGGCGCGCGCCCGCATCCATGAGGAAACCGAGGGCACACCGCAGGCGCTGCTCGAAAGCCTCGCGGATGCCGATACCGAGACGGCGGCGACGGCACTGGAGGATCAGATCGCCCGGCTGCGCAGCCAGCGCGATGCGCTTGGCGCGGTGAACCTGCGGGCCGATGAGGACAAGCGCGAGCTTGAGGCCGAGCGCGACACGCTGGCCGCCGAGAAGAACGATCTGGAAGAGGCCATCCGCAAGCTGCGCGCCGGAATCGGCAGCCTGAACCGCGAGGGGCGCGAGCGGCTGCTGGCCGCCTTCGACACGGTAAACGGCAATTTCACCACGCTCTTCACCACGCTCTTTGGTGGCGGCGAGGCGCGGCTGGTGCTGGTCGAATCTGACGATCCGCTGGAAGCCGGGCTGGAAATCATGTGCCAGCCACCGGGCAAGAAGCTGAGCACGCTGAGCCTTTTGTCGGGGGGCGAGCAGACGCTGACGGCGCTGGCGCTGATCTTCGCGGTCTTCCTCGCCAATCCCGCGCCGATCTGCGTGCTGGACGAGGTGGATGCACCGCTGGACGATGCCAACGTCTCGCGCTTCTGCGATCTGCTGGACGAGATGACCCGGCGCACCGATACGCGCTTCCTCATCATCACCCACCATGCCGTCACCATGTCGCGCATGGATCGCCTGTTCGGCGTGACGATGGTGGAACAGGGCGTCAGCCAACTGGTCAGCGTCGATCTGAAGCGCGCCGAGGCTCTGGTCGCCTGA